A portion of the Gossypium arboreum isolate Shixiya-1 chromosome 8, ASM2569848v2, whole genome shotgun sequence genome contains these proteins:
- the LOC128296599 gene encoding uncharacterized protein LOC128296599: MNEWFTQYIRTNSAAQQPPPPPIPQKIPVIPQVIYLMQMNNPPVDKIRKHRTEEFKANADDDAESVGFWLENMIRVFNKLSCTTNECIKCVVSLLRDTAYQWWNTLISRVPNEWVTWEFFQSEFRKKNIGQRFLDQKHKLFLELKQDRMTITEYERDFVRLSKYALEYVSSKEIMCKRFFDGLNEDIKLLAGILDLQEFIVLVDQACKAEDFNQEKKKTDSKARDSSKRSMSKPYQSSSKKPRYYFN; this comes from the coding sequence atgaacgaatggttcactcaATACATTCGTACAAactcggctgctcaacaacctccacccccacctattcctcaaaaAATCCCTGTTATTCCTCAAGTTATATATTTGATGCAGATGAATAATCCTCCAGTTGACAAGATCCGCAAACACAGGACTGAAGAGTTCAAAGCTAATGcagatgatgatgccgagagtgTTGGGTTCTGGCTCGAAAATATGATTCGAGTATTCAATAAATTGTCTTGTACTACtaatgaatgtattaaatgtgttgtatctttactGAGAGACACTGCGtaccaatggtggaacacgttgatatCCAGGGTTCCGAATGAATgggttacttgggagttctttcaatctgaatttcgaaagaaaaaCATTGGTCAAAGATTtctcgatcaaaagcataaaTTGTTCCTAGAATTAAAACAAGACCGAATGACTATAACTGAGTACGAGAGAGATTTTGTacggttgagcaagtatgctctAGAGTATGTTTCTagcaaagaaattatgtgtaagcGGTTTTTcgatgggttgaacgaagatattaaacttctggCTGGGATATTAGATTTACAAGAATTTATTGTGTTAGTTGAtcaggcttgtaaagccgaagactttaaccaagaaaagaagaaaactgATTCAAAGGCTAGAGATTCGAGCAAAAGATCGATGAGCAAGCcgtatcaatcttcatcaaagaaaccCAGATATTATTTTAACTGA